A genomic region of Caldicellulosiruptor acetigenus contains the following coding sequences:
- the rpsL gene encoding 30S ribosomal protein S12 produces MPTINQLVRYGREKKVEKSKAPALQKGFNSLKKKYYDISCPQRRGVCTVVKTVTPKKPNSALRKVARVRLTNGIEVTAYIPGIGHNLQEHSVVLVRGGRVKDLPGVRYHIVRGTLDCAGVANRRQGRSKYGAKRPKQQAAGAAKK; encoded by the coding sequence ATGCCAACAATAAACCAGCTTGTTAGGTACGGCAGAGAGAAAAAGGTTGAAAAGTCAAAAGCGCCAGCACTTCAAAAAGGTTTTAACTCTTTGAAGAAAAAATATTATGATATCAGCTGTCCTCAGAGAAGAGGGGTTTGTACAGTTGTCAAAACTGTAACACCTAAAAAGCCAAACTCAGCTTTAAGAAAAGTTGCAAGGGTAAGACTTACAAATGGTATTGAAGTGACAGCGTACATCCCTGGTATTGGTCACAACTTACAGGAGCACTCAGTTGTGCTGGTAAGAGGCGGAAGAGTCAAGGACCTGCCAGGTGTCAGATATCACATTGTAAGAGGTACTTTGGACTGTGCTGGTGTTGCTAACAGAAGACAGGGCCGTTCCAAGTACGGTGCAAAAAGGCCAAAACAACAAGCAGCAGGCGCTGCAAAGAAATAA
- the fusA gene encoding elongation factor G, which translates to MPRQFPLEKTRNIGIMAHIDAGKTTTTERILFYTGKVHKMGEVHEGTATMDWMEQEQERGITITSAATTCEWKGHRINIIDTPGHVDFTVEVERSLRVLDGAIAVFCAKGGVEPQSETVWRQADKYRVPRIAYVNKMDIMGANFFNVIEMMKERLGANPVAIQVPIGKEDTFRGIVDLLTMKAIIYVDDLGKVSQETEIPDEVKDIAEEYRIKLLEAVAETDEEIMMKYLEGEEITVEELKAAIRKATINMQMTPVLCGSSYRNKGVQPLLDAVVDYLPSPVDIAAVKGFSPDTGEEIERKTSEDEPFCALAFKIMSDPYVGKLTFLRVYSGVLHAGSYVYNSTKNKKERVGRLLHMHANHREDVDAVYAGDICAAIGLSNTTTGDTLCDENHPIVLESMEFPEPVIQVAIEPKTKADQEKMGIALQRLAEEDPTFKVSTNHETGQTLIAGMGELHLEIIVDRMRREFKVEVNVGKPQVAYKETIKKSVKVEGKYIRQSGGRGQYGHVWLELEPLERGAGYEFVNKIVGGVIPKEFIPSVDAGVQEAMQSGVLAGYPVVDVRVTLFDGSYHEVDSSDMAFRIAAAQAFREGMKKADPVLLEPIMKVEVVVPEEYMGDVMGDINSRRGRIEGMELRGNAQVIRAYVPLAEMFGYATDLRSKTQGRGTYTMQFDHYEEVPKNIADKILEMKNK; encoded by the coding sequence TTGCCCAGGCAGTTTCCGCTTGAAAAAACAAGAAATATAGGTATTATGGCTCATATAGATGCGGGGAAAACAACAACCACAGAGAGAATTCTCTTTTACACAGGTAAGGTTCACAAGATGGGTGAAGTCCACGAAGGAACTGCTACCATGGACTGGATGGAGCAGGAACAAGAAAGAGGTATCACAATCACCTCTGCTGCTACAACTTGTGAGTGGAAAGGTCATAGGATAAACATTATTGACACACCAGGACATGTGGACTTCACTGTTGAGGTAGAAAGGTCTCTGCGCGTGCTTGATGGTGCAATTGCTGTGTTTTGTGCAAAAGGTGGCGTAGAACCTCAGTCAGAAACTGTTTGGAGACAGGCTGACAAGTACCGTGTTCCAAGGATAGCTTATGTCAACAAGATGGACATAATGGGTGCAAACTTTTTCAATGTCATTGAGATGATGAAAGAAAGACTTGGCGCAAACCCGGTTGCAATCCAGGTTCCAATTGGAAAAGAGGATACTTTCAGAGGTATTGTTGACCTTCTCACAATGAAGGCTATAATCTATGTTGACGACCTTGGAAAAGTGTCGCAAGAAACAGAGATTCCAGATGAGGTAAAAGACATTGCTGAAGAGTACAGGATTAAGCTTTTAGAAGCTGTTGCTGAGACTGATGAAGAGATTATGATGAAATATTTAGAGGGTGAAGAGATTACAGTTGAAGAGCTCAAGGCTGCAATAAGAAAAGCTACAATAAACATGCAGATGACACCGGTACTTTGCGGTTCATCGTATAGAAACAAGGGTGTTCAGCCACTTTTAGATGCAGTTGTTGATTATCTGCCATCACCGGTTGACATTGCTGCAGTAAAAGGATTTTCACCTGACACTGGTGAAGAGATTGAAAGAAAGACAAGTGAAGATGAGCCATTCTGTGCACTGGCGTTTAAAATTATGTCTGACCCATATGTTGGTAAACTGACATTCTTGAGAGTTTATTCTGGTGTTCTTCATGCAGGTTCTTATGTCTATAACTCAACAAAGAACAAGAAAGAAAGAGTAGGCAGACTTTTGCACATGCATGCAAACCATAGAGAAGACGTTGATGCAGTATATGCCGGTGATATCTGTGCAGCAATTGGTCTTTCCAATACTACAACAGGTGATACCCTCTGTGATGAAAATCATCCAATTGTCTTAGAGTCTATGGAATTCCCAGAACCTGTTATACAGGTTGCTATTGAACCAAAGACCAAAGCTGACCAGGAAAAGATGGGTATTGCGCTGCAGAGACTTGCAGAAGAAGACCCGACATTCAAGGTATCTACAAACCACGAGACAGGACAGACTCTCATTGCAGGTATGGGAGAGCTTCACCTTGAGATTATTGTTGACAGAATGAGAAGAGAGTTCAAGGTAGAGGTCAATGTAGGTAAACCTCAGGTTGCATACAAAGAGACAATCAAGAAATCTGTCAAGGTTGAAGGAAAGTATATCAGACAGTCTGGTGGTAGAGGTCAGTACGGGCACGTTTGGCTTGAGCTTGAACCGCTTGAGAGAGGCGCAGGGTATGAGTTTGTCAACAAGATAGTCGGTGGTGTGATTCCAAAAGAGTTCATACCATCTGTCGATGCAGGTGTCCAGGAAGCAATGCAGTCAGGTGTATTGGCAGGATATCCTGTTGTGGATGTAAGAGTTACGCTGTTTGACGGTTCATACCACGAGGTTGACTCGAGCGACATGGCGTTCAGAATTGCAGCAGCTCAAGCGTTCAGAGAAGGTATGAAAAAGGCAGACCCAGTACTCTTAGAGCCTATTATGAAGGTTGAGGTTGTTGTGCCTGAGGAGTACATGGGTGATGTCATGGGTGATATCAACTCCAGACGTGGAAGAATTGAGGGTATGGAACTTAGAGGAAATGCCCAGGTCATTCGTGCATATGTTCCACTTGCAGAGATGTTTGGTTACGCAACAGACCTGAGGTCAAAGACACAGGGGCGAGGAACATACACCATGCAGTTTGACCACTATGAAGAGGTTCCAAAGAATATTGCTGATAAGATTCTTGAAATGAAGAATAAATAA
- the tuf gene encoding elongation factor Tu: MAKAKFERTKPHVNIGTIGHVDHGKTTLTAAITKVLALKGKAQFMAYDQIDKAPEERERGITINTAHVEYETDARHYAHVDCPGHADYVKNMITGAAQMDGAILVVSAADGPMPQTREHILLARQVNVPYIVVFLNKVDMVDDPELIELVEMEVRELLSKYGYPGDEVPIVKGSALKALESTSQDPNAPEYQCILELMDAVDKYIPTPQRDIDKPFLMPIEDVFSITGRGTVVTGRVERGTLKTGEEVEIVGFAPEPRKTVVTGIEMFRKVLDEAVAGDNVGCLLRGIQKNEVERGQVLAKPGTIKPHTKFKAQVYVLTKEEGGRHTPFFNGYRPQFYFRTTDVTGTITLPEGVEMCMPGDNVEMTVELISPIAIESGLRFAIREGGRTVGAGSVTTIIE, from the coding sequence ATGGCAAAGGCTAAATTTGAAAGAACAAAACCACACGTAAACATAGGTACAATTGGACACGTTGACCATGGAAAAACAACATTGACAGCTGCAATCACAAAGGTTTTAGCTCTCAAAGGTAAAGCACAGTTTATGGCTTATGACCAGATTGACAAGGCTCCAGAGGAAAGAGAAAGAGGTATTACAATCAACACAGCACACGTTGAGTATGAGACAGACGCAAGACACTATGCACACGTTGACTGCCCAGGTCACGCTGACTACGTCAAGAACATGATAACAGGTGCTGCTCAGATGGACGGTGCAATCTTGGTTGTATCTGCAGCAGACGGTCCAATGCCACAGACAAGAGAGCACATTTTGCTTGCACGACAGGTTAACGTTCCATACATCGTTGTATTCCTCAACAAGGTTGACATGGTAGACGACCCAGAATTGATTGAGCTTGTTGAAATGGAAGTAAGAGAACTTCTTTCCAAGTATGGCTATCCAGGCGACGAAGTACCAATAGTAAAAGGTTCTGCGCTGAAGGCTTTAGAGTCAACATCACAAGACCCAAATGCTCCAGAATATCAGTGCATTTTAGAGCTCATGGATGCTGTTGACAAATACATCCCAACACCACAGAGAGACATTGACAAACCATTCTTGATGCCAATTGAAGACGTGTTCTCAATCACAGGTAGAGGTACTGTTGTAACAGGTAGAGTTGAAAGAGGAACACTCAAGACAGGCGAAGAGGTTGAAATAGTTGGTTTTGCTCCAGAGCCAAGAAAGACAGTTGTAACAGGTATTGAGATGTTCAGAAAGGTACTTGACGAGGCTGTTGCTGGTGACAATGTAGGGTGTCTTCTCAGAGGTATTCAGAAGAATGAGGTTGAAAGAGGGCAGGTTCTTGCAAAGCCAGGCACAATTAAACCTCATACAAAATTCAAAGCACAGGTTTACGTCTTGACAAAAGAAGAAGGTGGAAGACATACACCATTCTTCAATGGTTACAGACCACAGTTCTATTTCAGAACAACAGACGTTACAGGAACAATCACACTACCAGAAGGTGTAGAGATGTGCATGCCTGGCGACAACGTTGAGATGACAGTTGAGCTTATCTCTCCAATAGCTATTGAGTCAGGACTAAGATTTGCTATCCGCGAAGGCGGAAGAACAGTTGGTGCAGGTTCTGTTACAACAATAATTGAATAA
- the rpsG gene encoding 30S ribosomal protein S7: MPRKGPVKKREILPDPVYNDKVVAKLINKVMYDGKKSIAQKIVYGAFDIIREKTGKDPLEVLEAALNNVMPVLEVRPRRVGGATYQVPIEVAPDRRLSLGIRWLVEYARERKDKRTMKEKLAAEIMDAANNTGGAVKKKEDTHRMAEANRAFAHYRW; this comes from the coding sequence TTGCCAAGAAAAGGGCCGGTTAAAAAGAGAGAGATATTGCCAGACCCAGTGTACAATGACAAGGTTGTTGCAAAGCTTATTAACAAAGTTATGTATGATGGTAAAAAATCAATTGCACAAAAGATTGTATACGGTGCATTTGATATTATAAGAGAAAAAACAGGCAAAGACCCACTTGAAGTACTTGAGGCAGCCCTTAACAACGTTATGCCTGTATTAGAAGTTCGTCCAAGAAGAGTTGGTGGTGCAACATACCAGGTGCCCATCGAGGTTGCACCAGACAGAAGACTTTCTCTTGGAATTAGATGGCTTGTTGAGTATGCAAGAGAGAGAAAAGACAAAAGGACAATGAAAGAGAAACTTGCAGCAGAGATTATGGATGCAGCTAACAATACAGGTGGCGCAGTCAAAAAGAAAGAAGATACTCATAGAATGGCAGAAGCAAATAGAGCATTTGCACATTACAGATGGTAA
- the rpoC gene encoding DNA-directed RNA polymerase subunit beta' has protein sequence MDLFNFDAIKISLASPEKIREWSRGEVKKPETINYRTLKPEKDGLFCEKIFGPTKDWECHCGKYKKVKYKGVVCDKCGVEVTKAKVRRERMGHIELAAPVSHIWYFKGVPSRMGLILDMTPRNLEKVLYFAAYVVIDPGDVPNLEKKQILSEKEYRELKEKYGDRFKAGMGAEAIKELLKEIDLDKLAQELRQELETATGQKKLKIIKRLEVVEAFRKSGNRPEWMILDVIPVIPPELRPMVQLDGGRFATSDLNDLYRRVINRNNRLKKLMDLGAPDIIIRNEKRMLQEAVDALIDNGRRGRPVTGPGNRPLKSLSDMLKGKQGRFRQNLLGKRVDYSGRSVIVVGPELKIYQCGLPKEMALELFKPFVMKKLVEKGICNNIKNAKKAVERQRSEVWDILEEVIKDHPVLLNRAPTLHRLGIQAFEPVLVEGRAIRLHPLVCTAYNADFDGDQMAVHVPLSAEAQAEARFLMLSANNLLKPADGKPIVVPTQDMVLGIYYLTLEKKGDKGEGMIFSSEEEALLAYEHKVVGLHARIKVKRTAQVNGEVISGLVETTVGKIILNQVIPQDLGFVDRSRRENLLKYEIDTLVDKKMLGKIIDRCIKVYGNTRTAEILDEIKELGFKFSTRGAITISVSDMVIPEVKQKLIAEAEQKVENIEKLYRHGLISDEERYEQVISIWNQTKDKLTEELIQSLDEFNPIFMMANSGARGSKNQISQLAGMRGLMANPSGKTIEMPIKSNFREGLNVIEFFISTHGARKGLADTALRTADSGYLTRRLVDVAQDIIVREEDCGTDKGIWVEEIRDGTEVIETLEERIIGRYAASDIVDEKTGEVIVKKNELITEEVAKKIIDAGINRVYVRSVLECKTRYGVCTKCYGLDLGTGQPVNVGEAVGIIAAQAIGEPGTQLTMRTFHTGGIAGQDITQGLPRVEELFEARKPKGVAVISEIEGYVSIKEDKKRTITVRNDNGEERTYEIPYGARLKVNDGDYVQAGDELTEGSINPHDLLRIKGPRGVQSYLLAEVQKVYKMQGVDINDKHIEIIIRQMMKKVKIEDPGDTELLPGDIVEIHRFEEENDKAIAEGKRPALGRRVLLGITKAALSTESFLSAASFQETTRVLTDAAIKGKVDPLIGLKENVIIGKLIPAGTGMAKYRNIVIEENQ, from the coding sequence ATGGACTTGTTCAATTTCGATGCTATTAAAATCAGTCTTGCTTCTCCTGAGAAGATAAGAGAATGGTCACGCGGTGAGGTTAAAAAACCCGAGACCATAAACTATAGAACACTCAAGCCTGAAAAAGATGGACTTTTCTGTGAAAAGATTTTTGGTCCAACAAAGGACTGGGAATGCCACTGCGGAAAGTATAAAAAGGTCAAATATAAAGGTGTTGTTTGTGACAAGTGCGGTGTTGAAGTGACAAAAGCAAAGGTAAGACGTGAGAGAATGGGGCACATTGAACTTGCTGCCCCTGTCTCTCACATCTGGTATTTCAAAGGTGTCCCAAGCAGGATGGGTTTGATTTTGGACATGACACCGCGAAATTTAGAAAAGGTTTTGTACTTTGCTGCATATGTGGTAATTGACCCGGGCGATGTACCAAATTTGGAAAAGAAACAAATTCTCTCAGAGAAAGAGTACAGGGAACTAAAAGAAAAATATGGCGACAGGTTTAAGGCAGGGATGGGAGCAGAGGCAATCAAAGAGCTTTTGAAAGAGATTGACCTTGACAAACTGGCGCAAGAGCTCAGGCAAGAACTTGAGACTGCAACAGGCCAGAAAAAATTAAAGATAATCAAAAGACTTGAGGTTGTTGAAGCTTTTAGAAAGTCTGGCAACCGTCCTGAATGGATGATACTTGATGTTATACCTGTCATCCCACCTGAACTTCGCCCCATGGTCCAGCTTGATGGCGGAAGGTTTGCAACATCTGACCTAAATGACCTTTACAGAAGAGTGATAAACAGAAACAACAGGCTCAAAAAACTAATGGATTTAGGTGCACCGGATATAATTATCAGAAACGAAAAGAGAATGCTTCAGGAAGCTGTTGATGCTCTTATAGACAATGGAAGAAGAGGAAGACCAGTAACAGGTCCTGGTAACAGACCGCTAAAATCACTATCTGATATGCTCAAAGGAAAGCAGGGAAGGTTCAGACAGAATCTTTTGGGGAAAAGAGTTGACTATTCAGGACGTTCTGTTATAGTTGTAGGGCCTGAGCTTAAGATTTACCAATGCGGTCTTCCGAAAGAGATGGCTTTAGAGCTTTTCAAACCATTTGTCATGAAAAAACTGGTTGAAAAAGGAATTTGCAACAACATAAAAAATGCAAAAAAAGCAGTTGAAAGACAGAGAAGTGAAGTGTGGGATATATTAGAAGAAGTAATAAAAGACCATCCAGTGCTGCTAAACCGAGCACCCACTTTGCACAGGCTTGGTATTCAGGCTTTTGAACCGGTACTTGTCGAAGGAAGGGCTATAAGACTTCATCCACTTGTTTGTACAGCGTACAATGCTGACTTTGACGGCGACCAGATGGCAGTACACGTTCCACTTTCTGCCGAGGCTCAGGCTGAGGCAAGGTTTTTGATGTTATCTGCCAACAACCTGTTAAAGCCGGCAGACGGTAAACCAATTGTAGTTCCGACCCAGGATATGGTTTTAGGAATTTACTACCTCACTCTTGAAAAGAAAGGTGACAAGGGTGAGGGGATGATATTCTCATCAGAAGAAGAAGCACTTTTGGCATATGAGCACAAGGTTGTTGGTCTTCATGCAAGAATAAAGGTTAAAAGGACAGCACAAGTAAATGGAGAAGTTATCTCTGGACTTGTTGAGACAACAGTTGGCAAAATCATATTAAATCAGGTAATACCGCAGGACCTTGGTTTTGTTGATAGAAGCAGGAGAGAAAATCTTCTCAAGTATGAAATTGACACACTTGTTGACAAAAAGATGCTTGGAAAAATCATTGACAGGTGTATAAAGGTTTATGGAAATACCCGAACAGCAGAGATACTGGACGAGATAAAAGAACTTGGATTTAAATTTTCAACAAGAGGAGCAATTACCATCTCAGTTTCGGACATGGTAATTCCAGAAGTCAAGCAAAAGCTCATAGCAGAGGCTGAACAAAAGGTTGAGAACATTGAAAAACTATACAGACATGGTTTGATTTCTGACGAAGAAAGATATGAACAGGTAATCTCTATATGGAACCAGACAAAAGACAAGCTTACTGAAGAACTTATCCAGAGCCTTGATGAGTTCAATCCAATATTCATGATGGCAAACTCGGGTGCAAGAGGTTCCAAAAATCAGATATCACAGCTTGCTGGTATGCGAGGACTCATGGCGAATCCGTCTGGTAAGACAATAGAGATGCCGATTAAGTCAAACTTCAGAGAAGGACTCAATGTTATAGAGTTTTTCATCTCAACACACGGTGCACGAAAAGGGCTTGCGGACACAGCACTGCGAACAGCAGACTCAGGGTATTTGACAAGAAGGCTTGTCGACGTTGCACAGGATATAATTGTAAGGGAAGAGGACTGTGGAACAGACAAAGGTATATGGGTTGAAGAGATAAGAGATGGCACAGAGGTAATTGAAACACTTGAAGAGAGGATTATTGGAAGATATGCGGCTTCTGATATTGTTGATGAAAAAACAGGTGAGGTAATAGTAAAGAAAAATGAGCTCATTACAGAAGAAGTAGCTAAGAAGATAATTGATGCAGGAATCAACAGGGTATATGTAAGGTCAGTTTTAGAGTGCAAGACAAGGTACGGTGTTTGTACAAAATGTTATGGACTTGACCTTGGCACAGGTCAGCCGGTAAATGTTGGTGAAGCAGTTGGTATAATCGCAGCACAGGCTATAGGTGAGCCGGGTACTCAGCTTACAATGAGAACATTCCACACAGGTGGTATTGCTGGGCAGGACATTACGCAAGGTCTTCCAAGGGTTGAGGAGCTGTTCGAGGCAAGAAAACCAAAAGGAGTCGCAGTGATTTCTGAAATAGAAGGGTATGTTTCAATAAAAGAAGACAAAAAGAGGACAATAACAGTCAGGAATGACAATGGTGAAGAGAGAACGTATGAGATACCGTATGGAGCAAGATTGAAGGTGAACGATGGCGATTATGTTCAGGCAGGAGATGAACTGACAGAAGGTTCGATAAATCCGCACGACCTTTTGAGGATAAAAGGGCCAAGAGGTGTTCAGAGCTATCTTTTAGCAGAAGTGCAGAAAGTTTACAAGATGCAGGGCGTTGACATAAACGACAAGCACATAGAGATAATAATCAGACAGATGATGAAGAAGGTCAAGATAGAAGACCCTGGTGATACCGAACTTTTGCCTGGCGACATTGTAGAGATACACAGGTTTGAAGAAGAGAACGACAAGGCAATAGCAGAAGGAAAACGTCCTGCGCTTGGCAGAAGGGTGCTTCTTGGTATAACAAAAGCAGCACTCTCTACTGAGTCATTCTTGTCTGCTGCATCATTCCAGGAGACAACAAGGGTATTGACAGATGCAGCAATAAAAGGGAAGGTCGACCCGCTGATTGGTCTTAAGGAAAATGTCATCATTGGTAAGCTAATTCCTGCAGGAACTGGAATGGCAAAGTACAGAAATATTGTTATTGAAGAAAATCAGTAA
- a CDS encoding L7Ae/L30e/S12e/Gadd45 family ribosomal protein, producing the protein MSSSDIEALKTSPKTVGARQTAQAIQKGKAKVVFVAKDSDEWVVRDIIDMCKQKGIKLVFVDSKKELGKICGISVAASSAAIIE; encoded by the coding sequence TTGTCATCATCAGACATTGAAGCTTTAAAAACTTCACCAAAGACAGTTGGTGCGCGCCAGACTGCCCAAGCTATCCAGAAAGGCAAAGCAAAGGTTGTTTTTGTCGCAAAGGACAGTGATGAATGGGTAGTGAGGGATATAATAGATATGTGCAAGCAAAAAGGAATAAAGCTTGTATTTGTGGATTCCAAAAAAGAGCTTGGGAAAATTTGTGGTATAAGTGTGGCAGCATCGTCTGCCGCGATAATTGAATAA